A genomic stretch from Neospora caninum Liverpool complete genome, chromosome III includes:
- a CDS encoding putative ATPase domain-containing cell division control protein: MFVEVLDQSAGRWSRLRTCCFDSNPKCKCCPLRTDTTGSKGRLLVDKAPRVKPQACSTAVWDESSGLEAHEKPAVDGSKDTIGPECGDQFESPTSWQAWWQRKLKPVRGVTVEGVPGAGKRQLCRSIAAHAPWLRPSATAEGGFAQPSSRTRSRETPASCPASGERGIPIEGLYEIDLRHYINHGAPVLATECLILTKGASSARNGRAEHAERGGRRFCESASPSRLSPSAALEEILARVTEEARIRRSLFRLWLLQTLRESGFKGALRPTAGSNSDANMPAPLAATGVCTAEVAGDTPSRSGRRLSKGSGGAAARSISRVWDVAAGGGCCFLVIDNLELLRASETGDSEGHSFASQAEAETRKNIAPPAAALVVETLCRFVSLWHEENLRIFMFAPLEPGSAARLNTGKRRSTAWQTEDGAASRSLSLHQLLPRELLRPGFFERRICLPDTLHDEERAAIAASEWTAGYQPADLRALVRAAAQVAFQGDVRRAVSAQVSARACVRDVFEDLHQEAAGVDLRNGRPIAKKPCHLFTLDNFRIALLGAGGSPVARIASSLQVVPHAPDPPSGKGGCVAFGVGRLGGMHRVIPLSEDQLETATLASSRAERHPAGNPRSTPQDADGAGDGHRRETALEEGNLANMAARHGDTIAASEAEESGQQGSVADSADVEPLVNRSYRLVRGFSGIIGQDALISQLRRQVIEPVLTDRLLKNAAIDTAARRAAPVGVLIAGDPGTGKSLLAAAIAHELRSTLLVVSPGELLRATLGSADKQLMRIFDIAEKAAPCVLLIEDIHLLAPATDMSSEKQTPLHVLDGDDGASEGLSTSREGTCKRLPPRGGRGACGGRLLHTLLLRLDHLRRQRQFGRQTASSVARAAGILVIGTADRGMGVDSRLLTRVE, translated from the exons ATGTTCGTCGAGGTTCTCGACCAATCTGCAGGCAGATGGTCGAGACTACGGACATGCTGCTTCGATAGCAATCCCAAATGCAAGTGCTGTCCTTTAAGAACAGACACCACGGGCAGCAAGGGGCGCCTCCTGGTTGACAAAGCGCCTCGGGTGAAACCACAGGCCTGCAGCACGGCAGTTTGGGACGAATCCAGCGGCCTGGAAGCCCATGAGAAACCAG CTGTTGATGGATCGAAGGATACCATCGGACCTGAGTGTGGGGACCAGTTCGAATCTCCCACTTCGTGGCAGGCTTGGTGGCAGCGCAAGCTGAAACCGGTGCGAGGTGTGACGGTGGAGGGAGTACCAG GCGCTGGAAAGAGGCAGCTCTGCCGTTCCATAGCGGCCCATGCGCCATGGCTACGACCATCAGCGACCGCTGAGGGGGGATTCGCGCAGCCCTCGTCACGGacaagaagccgagagactcCCGCATCGTGCCCAGCcagcggggagagaggcataCCCATAGAGGGTCTTTATGAGATCGATTTGCGCCATTACATCAACCATGGTGCGCCGGTGCTCGCCACCGAGTGCCTAATTTTGACCAAAGGCGCGTCGAGCGCACGTAACGGAAGAGCGGAACATGCAGAGCGCGGAGGTCGGCGCTTCTGCGAGTCAGCGTCACCCAGCAGGCTTTCGCCGTCGGCAGCTCTGGAAGAAATCCTCGCGAGGGTCACTGAGGAAGCTCGCATCCGGCGTTCCCTCTTTCGGCTGTGGCTCCTGCAGACGTTGCGGGAAAGCGGATTCAAGGGCGCTTTGCGTCCGACTGCTGGATCAAACTCAGACGCCAACATGCCAGCACCGCTGGCCGCgacaggtgtctgtacagcggAGGTAGCGGGCGACACCCCGTCACGTTCTGGGCGCCGTCTGTCCaaaggcagcggaggcgctgcagccCGCTCCATCAGTCGTGTCTGGGATGTTGCCGCTGGCGGAGGTTGCTGTTTCCTTGTGATTGACAATCTGGAGCTGCTTCGAGCCTCAGAGACAGGGGACTCTGAGGGCcattctttcgcctctcagGCAGAAGCGGAAACCAGGAAGAACAtcgcgccgcctgccgcAGCGCTGGTCGTGGAAACTCTGTGCCGATTTGTTTCCTTGTGGCATGAAGAGAATTTACGCATTTTCATGTTTGCGCCTCTTGAGCCTGGGTCCGCCGCTCGTCTGAACACGGGGAAGCGGCGGAGCACGGCTTGGCAGACGGAGGAtggcgcagcttctcgctccctgtctcttcatcAGCTCCTGCCTCGGGAACTGCTGCGACCCGGCTTCTTCGAACGTCGCATATGCCTCCCGGACACTCTGCacgacgaggagagggcTGCAAT AGCGGCTAGCGAGTGGACGGCTGGTTACCAACCGGCGGATCTTCGGGCTCTTGTCCGAGCAGCAGCACAGGTGGCGTTCCAGGGCGACGTGCGCagagctgtctctgcgcaggTCTCGGCGCGTGCCTGCGTTCGGGATGTATTTGAGGATCTTCATCAGGAAGCTGCAGGGGTAGACCTCCGAAACGGGAGACCAATTGCAAAAAAACCCTGTCACTTGTTCACGCTGGACAACTTCCGAATTGCTCTGCTGGGTGCAGGGGGTAGCCCGGTTGCCCGAATTGCCTCCAGCTTGCAGGTAGTGCCACACGCCCCTGATCCGCCCAGCGGTAAAGGAGGGTGCGTCGCGTTCGGCGTCGGCCGCCTTGGTGGCATGCATCGCGTGATTCCTCTTTCGGAAGACCAGTTGGAGACAGCGACTCTTGCCTCCTCACGAGCGGAAAGGCATCCGGCAGGCAACCCAAGGAGCACGCCGCAGGATGCCGATGGAGCCGGTGACGGACATCGAAGGGAGACGGCTCTGGAGGAAGGCAATCTGGCCAACATGGCTGCTCGACATGGTGACACAATCGCAGCAAgtgaagcagaagagagtGGGCAACAGGGATCGGTGGCTGATTCGGCTGATGTGGAGCCGCTTGTCAATAGAAGCTACCGTCTTGTCCGGGGCTTTTCGGGAATTATCGGGCAAGATGCCTTGATAAGTCAACTGCGGCGACAGGTTATTGAACCTGTCCTCACGGACAGGCTCTTGAAGAATGCCGCAATAGATACTGCTGCTAGGAGAGCAGCGCCTGTCGGCGTCCTTATCGCTGGCGACCCAGGGACGG GGAAAAGTCTCCTCGCTGCGGCCATTGCCCATGAGCTTCGCTCTACCCTCTTGGTGGTTTCACCGGGGGAGTTGCTTCGAGCCACGCTTGGGTCGGCGGACAAGCAACTGATGCGGATCTTTGATATTGCTGAAAAGGCTGCTCCCTGCGTCTTGTTGATTGAAGATATTCATTTGCTGGCCCCGGCTACCGACATGTCTAGCGAAAAACAGACTCCCCTGCATGTCCTGGATGGAGATGATGGCGCTTCTGAAGGATTGAGTacaagcagagaaggcaccTGCAAAAGGCTGCCCCCGCGCGGGGGTCGCGGCGCCTGTGGCGGCCGCTTGCTGCACAccttgcttcttcgtctcgacCATCTCCGACGACAGCGCCAATTCGGGCGACAAACCGCGAGCAGCGTGGCCAGAGCTGCGGGCATTCTGGTGATCGGGACGGCTGACAGAGGAATGGGTGTTGACTCGCGCCTTTTGACC CGCGTCGAGTGA